A window from Glaciimonas sp. PCH181 encodes these proteins:
- a CDS encoding HPr family phosphocarrier protein: protein MIQKEIEIINKLGLHARASAKFTQLASKFKCEVWISRNNRRVNAKSIMGVMMLAAGKGSSVLLEAEGADEKECFEALNQLIQDKFGEGE, encoded by the coding sequence ATGATTCAAAAAGAAATTGAAATCATCAATAAATTAGGCCTGCATGCACGTGCATCGGCTAAATTCACCCAACTTGCCAGCAAATTTAAATGCGAAGTCTGGATCTCCCGAAACAATCGGCGTGTCAATGCTAAGTCGATCATGGGCGTCATGATGCTGGCGGCAGGAAAAGGCAGCAGCGTTTTGTTGGAAGCTGAGGGCGCAGACGAGAAAGAATGCTTCGAAGCGCTCAATCAGTTGATACAGGACAAATTCGGCGAAGGCGAATAA
- a CDS encoding PTS sugar transporter subunit IIA, whose translation MVGILLLTHSPLGQAFITAVSHVFRQMPERFEAIDVIADQNTAEVQLMAKQAVERLNDGSGVLVITDVMGGTPSNCTLPLCSGTQTQVIAGISLPMLLRALTYREDTLDVVTEMALAGGQGGAVRVDNRVRVAQ comes from the coding sequence ATGGTCGGTATTCTTTTATTAACCCATTCACCCCTTGGTCAGGCGTTTATTACCGCCGTTTCCCACGTATTTAGACAGATGCCAGAGCGGTTCGAGGCGATTGATGTTATCGCCGATCAAAATACTGCCGAAGTCCAATTGATGGCAAAACAGGCGGTAGAGCGATTGAACGACGGTTCTGGCGTATTGGTGATCACGGATGTGATGGGCGGCACGCCGTCCAACTGCACGTTACCATTGTGCAGCGGCACGCAAACGCAAGTCATTGCAGGCATCAGTTTGCCGATGTTATTGCGGGCGCTGACGTATCGCGAGGACACGCTCGACGTTGTCACCGAAATGGCGCTGGCTGGTGGTCAGGGCGGCGCGGTCCGGGTCGATAATCGCGTGCGGGTGGCACAATAA
- the gshB gene encoding glutathione synthase has translation MKIAFLADPLDSFKIYKDTTYAMMVEAVKRGHTIYAFEQQDMALESGIVTANVARVTLTGDGDDWFRAAAPTQMFLSEFDAILLRKDPPFDMEYIYTTYLLELAEKQGARVFNKPQAIRDHNEKLAIAQFPQFISPTLVTRDATRLRAFHEEHQDVILKPLDGMGGAGIFRVKADGMNLGSIIETLTNNGRQTIMIQRFIPEIVAGDKRVLVIGGEVVPYTLARIPQGSEVRGNLAAGGLGVAQPLTEREREIGETLGPILIKRGLLLVGLDVIGNYLTEVNVTSPTCFQEIMQQAGFNVAEMFIDALEAAVQA, from the coding sequence ATGAAAATCGCTTTCCTCGCCGATCCGCTCGATAGTTTTAAAATTTACAAAGACACAACTTATGCGATGATGGTCGAAGCCGTCAAACGCGGTCACACGATCTATGCGTTTGAGCAGCAAGACATGGCGCTAGAAAGCGGCATTGTCACCGCCAATGTTGCTCGCGTGACACTGACTGGTGATGGCGACGATTGGTTTCGGGCAGCCGCGCCAACGCAGATGTTTTTGTCTGAGTTCGATGCGATCTTGCTGCGTAAAGATCCACCATTCGACATGGAATACATCTACACCACGTATTTGTTGGAATTAGCTGAAAAACAAGGCGCGCGCGTCTTCAATAAGCCGCAAGCTATTCGTGATCACAATGAAAAGCTCGCCATTGCGCAATTTCCGCAATTTATCTCCCCTACATTAGTTACCCGCGACGCGACGCGTTTGCGTGCGTTCCATGAGGAACATCAGGATGTCATCCTGAAACCGTTGGACGGCATGGGCGGCGCAGGTATTTTCCGGGTCAAAGCCGATGGTATGAATCTTGGTTCGATCATCGAAACATTGACCAACAATGGCCGTCAAACCATCATGATTCAACGCTTCATCCCCGAGATCGTTGCTGGCGACAAGCGCGTATTGGTGATCGGTGGCGAAGTCGTCCCGTACACGTTGGCACGGATTCCCCAAGGATCGGAAGTACGTGGCAATCTGGCAGCCGGTGGTTTAGGCGTGGCGCAGCCGCTGACAGAACGTGAGCGCGAAATCGGCGAAACGTTAGGACCAATCCTGATCAAACGTGGCTTGTTATTGGTAGGATTAGACGTTATTGGTAACTATTTAACAGAAGTTAACGTCACCAGCCCAACTTGTTTCCAGGAAATCATGCAACAGGCAGGCTTCAATGTGGCAGAAATGTTCATCGATGCTTTGGAAGCGGCAGTGCAGGCATAA
- the gshA gene encoding glutamate--cysteine ligase: MVPHLVTALNGPLLDLEKKILTATPAIERWFRMEWQEHTPPFYCSVDLRNSGFKLAPVDTNLFPGGFNNLSPEMLPLAVQAAMAAIEKYCPDAKNLLLLPELHTRNTFYLQNVARLMQIFRQTGLNVRLGSLADDVTEPVTIELPDGTTVTLEPLERSHNGRRLGLKNFDPCTILLNNDLSSGIPSILENLNEQNVLPPLHAGWAVRRKSNHFAAYDDVVKKFAKMVDVDPWMLNPFFAKCDQINFQEHIGEDALASSVSSTLSKIRKKYKEYGIKEKPFVIVKADAGTYGMGITSITDASQIKELNLKQRNKMSVGKEGLAIHDVIIQEGVHTFEHINDAVAEPVVYMIDRYVVGGFYRVHSERGINENLNAPGAHYVPLAFAQQHALPDLLAKPGTTAPNRFYMYGVVARLALLAASLEMEKTDPNPEIY; the protein is encoded by the coding sequence ATGGTTCCGCACCTCGTCACTGCTCTAAACGGCCCCCTCCTTGATCTCGAAAAGAAAATCCTGACTGCCACACCGGCGATTGAACGCTGGTTTCGGATGGAGTGGCAAGAACACACGCCACCGTTTTACTGCTCGGTCGATCTGCGTAATTCTGGTTTCAAATTAGCGCCGGTAGATACCAATTTATTTCCAGGCGGATTTAATAATTTATCCCCGGAAATGTTGCCGCTAGCCGTACAAGCCGCGATGGCAGCGATTGAAAAATATTGTCCGGATGCTAAGAATCTATTGTTATTGCCAGAGTTGCATACCCGCAACACATTCTATTTGCAGAATGTTGCACGGTTGATGCAAATCTTCAGGCAGACCGGCTTAAATGTAAGACTTGGCTCGTTGGCCGATGATGTGACCGAACCGGTAACCATAGAATTGCCGGATGGCACGACTGTTACGCTAGAACCGCTGGAACGCTCGCATAATGGCCGTCGTCTGGGGCTGAAAAATTTCGATCCCTGCACGATTTTGCTCAACAATGATCTGTCTTCAGGCATCCCCTCTATATTAGAGAATCTGAACGAACAAAACGTCTTGCCGCCACTACATGCAGGATGGGCAGTGCGTCGCAAAAGCAACCACTTTGCCGCCTACGATGACGTGGTGAAAAAATTTGCGAAAATGGTCGATGTCGATCCCTGGATGCTGAATCCGTTTTTCGCCAAATGCGATCAAATCAACTTTCAGGAACATATCGGCGAAGATGCATTGGCATCCAGCGTCAGTTCAACGCTGTCGAAGATTCGTAAAAAGTATAAAGAATACGGTATCAAGGAAAAACCTTTTGTCATCGTCAAAGCCGATGCGGGCACCTATGGCATGGGCATTACCAGCATCACGGATGCCAGCCAGATCAAAGAATTGAATCTGAAACAACGCAACAAAATGTCGGTCGGCAAAGAAGGCTTGGCGATCCACGACGTGATCATCCAGGAAGGCGTGCATACTTTTGAGCACATCAACGACGCCGTAGCAGAACCGGTGGTGTACATGATTGATCGCTACGTTGTCGGCGGTTTTTATCGCGTGCACTCCGAGCGCGGCATCAATGAAAATCTGAACGCGCCGGGCGCGCATTATGTGCCGCTGGCGTTTGCGCAACAGCATGCGTTGCCAGATTTGCTGGCAAAACCGGGCACAACCGCGCCGAACCGCTTCTATATGTATGGGGTAGTGGCGCGTCTGGCGTTGCTGGCGGCGTCGCTGGAAATGGAAAAAACCGATCCAAATCCTGAAATTTACTGA
- the amt gene encoding ammonium transporter has protein sequence MNIKRIIATFLAFCALMLAVGFMLPASAADDASASASASAVASASSEATPVAAPAAAPAAVVAAPAAAAPAAGAVPAPAVPNKGDTAWLLVCTAFVILMTLPGLGLFYGGLVRSKNMLSVLMQCFTIFSLVIVLWIVYGYSIAFTEGNDFFGGLSRLFLHGMTPDSLAATFSKGVVLPEFAFVVFQGAFAAITCALVIGAFAERAKFSAILAFTVLWFTFAYLPIAHMVWFWPGPDGYTDAAAAVKATASAGWLFQKGALDYAGGTVVHINAAVAGLVGAYVIGKRVGYGKEAFKPHSLTLTMVGASLLWFGWFGFNAGSGLEANGGAALAFINTLVATAGAVLTWSLGEWIGKGKPSMLGGASGAVAGLVVITPAAGFVGVGGALVMGLIAGFACLWGVTGLKKILRADDSLDVFGVHGVGGILGALLTGVFAAPSLGGTGIYDYVTNAVAPDYSISGQVWIQLQGVLTTVIWSGVVAFIAFKLVDIVIGLRVTEEEEREGLDISSHGESAYHG, from the coding sequence ATGAACATCAAAAGAATAATTGCCACGTTTCTGGCATTTTGCGCGCTAATGCTTGCGGTCGGCTTCATGCTGCCAGCTTCAGCAGCTGATGATGCATCGGCATCGGCATCGGCATCAGCCGTCGCCAGCGCTTCTAGCGAGGCTACTCCGGTTGCTGCGCCTGCAGCTGCACCGGCTGCCGTCGTTGCTGCTCCTGCTGCGGCAGCTCCAGCCGCTGGCGCAGTGCCAGCACCAGCCGTCCCTAACAAGGGCGATACAGCGTGGCTATTAGTATGTACCGCGTTTGTTATTTTGATGACTTTGCCAGGTCTCGGCCTGTTCTACGGCGGTCTTGTCCGCAGCAAGAACATGCTGTCGGTGCTGATGCAATGTTTCACTATTTTCTCGCTCGTGATCGTGCTGTGGATCGTCTACGGCTACAGCATTGCGTTCACTGAAGGTAACGACTTCTTTGGTGGCCTCAGCCGCCTATTCCTGCACGGTATGACACCTGATTCGCTGGCGGCAACGTTCAGTAAAGGCGTCGTATTGCCAGAATTTGCCTTCGTCGTGTTCCAAGGCGCCTTCGCAGCGATCACTTGCGCACTGGTTATCGGTGCATTTGCCGAGCGCGCCAAGTTCTCTGCAATCCTGGCCTTCACTGTCCTGTGGTTCACGTTTGCTTACTTGCCAATCGCCCACATGGTCTGGTTCTGGCCTGGTCCGGATGGCTATACTGACGCTGCCGCCGCTGTTAAAGCAACTGCAAGTGCAGGCTGGTTATTCCAAAAAGGTGCTCTGGATTACGCTGGCGGTACAGTGGTCCATATCAATGCGGCGGTTGCTGGTCTGGTCGGCGCTTACGTTATCGGCAAACGCGTCGGTTACGGCAAAGAAGCTTTCAAGCCACATAGCCTGACATTGACGATGGTTGGTGCTTCGTTGCTGTGGTTCGGTTGGTTCGGCTTTAACGCTGGCTCCGGTCTGGAAGCCAATGGCGGTGCAGCACTGGCCTTCATCAATACTTTGGTCGCAACGGCTGGCGCAGTATTAACCTGGAGTCTGGGTGAGTGGATTGGCAAGGGTAAGCCTTCCATGCTGGGCGGCGCATCTGGCGCGGTTGCAGGTTTGGTTGTCATTACACCAGCAGCAGGTTTTGTCGGTGTAGGCGGCGCGCTGGTCATGGGTCTGATCGCTGGTTTCGCTTGCTTGTGGGGCGTAACAGGCTTGAAAAAGATCCTGCGTGCAGATGATTCGTTAGATGTCTTCGGTGTGCATGGCGTCGGCGGTATTCTTGGCGCGTTGCTAACAGGTGTGTTTGCAGCACCTAGCCTCGGCGGTACTGGTATCTATGACTATGTTACTAACGCAGTTGCCCCAGACTACTCAATTAGCGGTCAAGTCTGGATTCAACTTCAAGGCGTGTTGACGACAGTCATCTGGTCTGGTGTGGTGGCATTCATTGCCTTCAAGCTAGTCGATATCGTTATCGGTCTGCGTGTCACAGAAGAAGAAGAGCGCGAAGGTCTGGACATTTCCAGCCACGGCGAATCGGCTTATCACGGTTAA
- a CDS encoding P-II family nitrogen regulator: MKLITAIIKPFKLDEVREALSAIGVQGITVTEVKGFGRQKGHTELYRGAEYVVDFLPKTKIEAAVDDSILDRAVEAIETAARTGKIGDGKIFVLDLEEVIRIRTGETGKDAI, translated from the coding sequence ATGAAACTGATCACTGCGATTATTAAACCATTCAAATTGGATGAAGTCCGTGAGGCGTTGTCAGCTATCGGCGTACAAGGCATCACCGTTACAGAAGTAAAGGGTTTTGGCCGTCAGAAAGGACACACCGAGTTGTATCGCGGCGCTGAGTATGTTGTCGATTTTCTGCCTAAAACAAAAATTGAAGCGGCAGTAGATGATTCGATTCTGGATCGTGCAGTAGAAGCGATAGAAACCGCAGCACGCACCGGCAAAATCGGCGACGGCAAAATATTCGTCCTCGATTTGGAAGAAGTTATTCGTATTCGTACCGGTGAGACCGGCAAAGATGCAATCTAA
- a CDS encoding TorF family putative porin, which yields MKNLTYKLVLAAAVASTMVASFAHADDAAPTPAVAAAAPAAEPVPDNQIAYNIGVVNDYRFRGISQTRFDPALQGGVDYTNNPTGLYAGTWLSNIKWIKDSVNSAGFNGKGNIEWDLYAGKRGDLPGGFTYDVGGLYYYYPGNNYSNIGKNANTFELYGQLGYGPGYFKYSHALTNLFGTVNSKNSAYYDLGANFDVGSGVTLGLHIGHQSVENFSFASYTDWKVGVTKTFESLYGVTLGAAFVGTDAKNGAYVAPDGKNLGKNGVVFSLAKTF from the coding sequence ATGAAAAATCTGACGTATAAGCTAGTACTCGCCGCGGCAGTCGCATCGACAATGGTTGCCAGCTTCGCCCATGCGGACGACGCAGCGCCTACCCCCGCTGTTGCGGCTGCAGCGCCAGCCGCAGAACCCGTACCTGATAATCAGATCGCTTATAACATTGGCGTCGTAAACGACTACCGTTTCCGCGGTATTTCGCAAACCCGCTTTGACCCTGCTTTGCAAGGTGGCGTGGACTACACCAATAATCCTACCGGCCTTTACGCTGGTACTTGGTTGTCAAACATTAAATGGATCAAAGATTCGGTCAACAGCGCTGGCTTTAACGGCAAAGGCAATATCGAGTGGGATTTGTACGCAGGTAAGCGCGGCGATCTTCCTGGTGGCTTTACCTATGACGTCGGCGGTTTGTACTATTACTATCCGGGCAACAATTACAGCAATATCGGTAAAAACGCGAATACGTTTGAGCTCTACGGTCAACTCGGTTATGGCCCTGGTTACTTCAAATACTCACATGCATTGACCAACTTGTTCGGCACGGTCAACAGCAAGAATAGTGCGTATTACGACCTTGGCGCTAATTTCGATGTCGGTTCCGGTGTAACGCTGGGTCTGCATATTGGTCACCAAAGTGTTGAAAACTTTAGCTTCGCCAGCTACACCGACTGGAAAGTTGGCGTAACAAAAACCTTTGAGAGCCTGTATGGCGTTACTCTTGGCGCAGCTTTTGTCGGTACAGATGCCAAAAACGGCGCGTATGTCGCCCCTGACGGCAAAAACCTCGGCAAAAACGGTGTGGTCTTCTCTCTCGCAAAAACTTTCTAA